In one Rutidosis leptorrhynchoides isolate AG116_Rl617_1_P2 chromosome 8, CSIRO_AGI_Rlap_v1, whole genome shotgun sequence genomic region, the following are encoded:
- the LOC139862642 gene encoding probable Histone-lysine N-methyltransferase ATXR5, whose amino-acid sequence MTAGQFSSTSIRPSPSKRKLHKYKSITDIINNSKRAVVEYDDYNDAVCDQCGAGDRDNQLLLCDKCDKAYHMTCHRPIVVRVPIGPWFCRTCSDHPPPPLKSFTQSKIFDFFKIKKCTASPVKRISPQDSRKRRRRIVHHKKRRRLLPFTPSEDNRRRMEQMRTLASALTSLNMEYSDHLTYSWDMAPRWANLAIYEKGGMQVLSKEDTETLEYCRTMLKRGECPPLLVIFDSCEGFTVEADGPIKDMTLITEYIGDVDYIKNRKHDDCDSMMTLLLTSNPSKSLVVCPDKRGNIARFINGINNSTPEAKKKQNLKCVRYSVNGECRVLLVATRDIAKGERLYYDYNGYEHEYPTHHFV is encoded by the exons ATGACCGCCGGCCAATTCAGCTCCACCTCAATCCGACCCTCACCGTCGAAACGGAAATTGCATAAGTACAAGTCAATAACGGATATAATTAATAACTCAAAACGCGCCGTCGTGGAATATGATGACTATAACGACGCCGTTTGCGATCAATGCGGTGCCGGTGACCGGGACAATCAGTTACTACTGTGTGATAAATGTGATAAAGCTTATCATATGACGTGTCACCGACCTATTGTTGTTCGAGTTCCGATAGGTCCATGGTTCTGCCGCACGTGCTCCGATCATCCCCCGCCGCCACTTAAAA GTTTCACGCAGAGTAAAATATTTGATTTTTTTAAAATTAAGAAATGCACAGCTTCACCAGTGAAGAGGATATCTCCTCAAG ATTCTAGGAAACGTAGGAGACGAATTGTGCATCATAAAAAAAGAAGGAGACTACTACCATTTACTCCAAGCGAAGATAATCGCCGCAGGATGGAGCAAATGCGCACTCTAGCTTCTGCTTTAACGTCGCTAAACATGGAATATAGTGATCATCTCACATACTCGTGGGATATGGCTCCAAGATGGGCCAATTTAGCCATTTACGAAAAAGGTGGAATGCAG GTTCTTTCGAAAGAAGACACGGAAACCTTGGAATACTGCAGAACCATGTTGAAGAGAGGTGAATGCCCTCCACTGCTTGTCATATTCGATTCTTGCGAAGG TTTTACAGTAGAAGCTGATGGACCTATAAAGGACATGACATTGATAACCGAATACATTGGTGACGTGGATTACATAAAAAATCGTAAGCACGACGATTGTGATAGCATGATGACTCTTCTCTTAACATCAAACCCATCAAAGAGTCTTGTTGTCTGCCCTGATAAACGTGGCAACATTGCCCGTTTTATCAACGGAATAAATAATTCTACACC GGAAGCAAAGAAAAAGCAAAATTTGAAATGTGTGAGATACAGCGTAAATGGTGAATGTCGGGTTCTGTTGGTTGCTACTCGTGATATCGCAAAAGGAGAGAGGTTATACTATGACTACAACGGGTACGAACACGAATATCCCACTCATCATTTCGTTTAG